A genomic window from Clostridiaceae bacterium includes:
- a CDS encoding 2,3-bisphosphoglycerate-independent phosphoglycerate mutase has translation MKKRPVALIILDGYGLNPEIKGNAVANAYKPNLDSFIATYPNTRIYCSGLDVGLPKGQMGNSEVGHTNIGAGRVVYQELTRITKSIEDGDFFEREEFLGAIENCKKHGTKLHLFGLLSDGGVHSHNTHLYALVELAARHNLKDVYIHNFFDGRDVPPDSAIKYVEELEEKLASIGTGKIASLMGRYYAMDRDNRWERVKLAYDAMVMGQGIYSDNAIKAVKESYAREEYDEFVKPVVIVENGRPVSTIGENDSIIFYNFRPDRAREITRAFVDEDFKGFERPKGFFPVYYVCMTQYDKTMPNVKVAYKPESLENTFGEYISKLGYKQLRIAETEKYAHVTFFFNGGVEKMYEGEDRVLVPSPKVATYDLKPEMSAYEVTEEVLKRIDSEKYDVIVLNFANCDMVGHTGVYEAAKAAVEAIDKCLGRIVPLVLKKGGVALITADHGNAEQMIDPDTGGSFTAHTINPVPLICIGLENIELKEGRLADLAPTMLDIMEIEKPPEMTGQSLIVKK, from the coding sequence ATGAAGAAAAGACCAGTGGCATTAATTATTTTGGACGGATATGGGTTAAATCCCGAAATAAAGGGAAACGCTGTAGCAAATGCCTATAAACCCAATCTGGACAGTTTTATTGCCACTTATCCAAATACCAGGATATACTGCAGCGGTTTGGATGTTGGTTTGCCAAAAGGCCAGATGGGCAATTCAGAGGTGGGTCATACAAATATTGGTGCAGGACGCGTGGTATATCAGGAGTTAACAAGAATTACCAAGTCTATTGAAGACGGAGACTTTTTTGAAAGGGAAGAATTCTTGGGAGCTATAGAAAATTGCAAAAAGCACGGGACAAAATTACATTTGTTTGGTTTATTATCTGATGGAGGAGTACACAGCCATAATACTCATCTCTATGCCTTGGTGGAACTGGCAGCAAGGCATAATTTAAAAGATGTGTATATTCATAATTTCTTTGATGGCAGAGATGTCCCTCCAGATAGTGCCATAAAGTACGTAGAGGAACTTGAAGAAAAACTTGCGAGTATAGGTACCGGTAAAATTGCAAGTTTAATGGGAAGATACTATGCCATGGACAGAGATAACAGATGGGAAAGAGTAAAACTGGCTTATGATGCCATGGTCATGGGTCAGGGTATATATTCTGATAATGCTATTAAAGCTGTAAAAGAATCCTATGCAAGAGAAGAATATGATGAGTTTGTAAAACCCGTTGTTATTGTAGAAAATGGCAGGCCTGTAAGCACCATAGGTGAAAATGATTCTATCATTTTCTATAATTTCAGGCCTGACAGAGCCAGAGAAATTACCAGGGCTTTTGTGGATGAAGATTTTAAAGGTTTTGAAAGGCCAAAAGGTTTCTTCCCAGTGTATTATGTATGCATGACCCAGTATGATAAGACAATGCCCAATGTAAAAGTGGCGTATAAACCTGAAAGCCTTGAAAATACTTTTGGGGAATATATCAGCAAACTTGGTTATAAACAGCTCAGGATAGCTGAAACTGAAAAATATGCACATGTAACATTCTTTTTCAACGGCGGAGTTGAAAAGATGTATGAAGGAGAAGACAGAGTGCTTGTTCCTTCACCAAAAGTTGCGACCTATGATTTAAAGCCTGAAATGAGTGCATATGAAGTTACCGAAGAAGTTTTGAAAAGAATAGATTCAGAAAAATATGATGTAATTGTGCTAAACTTTGCAAACTGTGATATGGTTGGCCATACAGGAGTTTATGAAGCTGCAAAAGCGGCTGTTGAAGCAATTGATAAATGCCTGGGCAGGATAGTCCCCCTTGTGCTGAAAAAGGGAGGCGTGGCGCTAATTACTGCCGATCATGGAAATGCAGAGCAGATGATAGATCCTGACACAGGAGGAAGCTTTACTGCTCATACAATAAATCCGGTACCTCTTATATGTATAGGACTGGAAAATATTGAACTTAAAGAAGGCAGGCTTGCAGATCTGGCACCTACCATGCTGGATATAATGGAAATTGAAAAACCTCCGGAAATGACAGGTCAGTCTCTTATTGTAAAGAAATAA
- a CDS encoding triose-phosphate isomerase, which yields MNKKTVEDINVHGKRVIVRVDFNVPLDDQGRITDDKRIVAALPTIKYLIDNKAKTILVSHLGRPKGELKEKYSMKPTAQRLSELLGQEVILAKDVIGEDAKAKAQALKEGQVMMLENVRFHKEEEKNDPAFAKELASMAEIFVNDAFGTAHRAHASTAGLADYLPAVCGFLIKKEIQFLGKALSNPERPFVAILGGAKVSDKISVIMSLLDKVDSLLIGGGMAYTFLKAKGYHIGNSICEDDKLDLAKSIMEKAEEKGVNLLLPVGSIVAKEFKNDTEYKYVPSDAMPDGWMGMDIGSLTVEKFSKVIKKAKTIVWNGPMGVFEFPNFAYGTKEIAKAVAESNAISIVGGGDSAAAIEQLGFADRITHISTGGGASLEFLEGKELPGIAVLMDKNPRKKLIAGNWKMNMTPKEAVEFVSALKDKVSNAVAEVAVCVPFTSIEGVKKAVEGTNIKVGAQNMFYEEKGAYTGEISGPMLKELGVEYVIIGHSERRQYFAETDETVNKKVHAAFKYGLKPIICVGESLTQREQGVTEDLVRYQVKIALKDLTEAQAKNIVIAYEPIWAIGTGRTATSEQANEVCKAIRNTIKELYGEEIAEEVRIQYGGSITAANAQELFSMSDIDGGLVGGASLKLDDFTKIVKWEE from the coding sequence ATGAACAAAAAGACTGTAGAAGATATAAATGTTCATGGCAAAAGAGTTATTGTAAGGGTTGATTTTAACGTGCCCTTGGATGATCAGGGCAGAATAACCGATGATAAGAGAATAGTAGCTGCATTGCCCACAATTAAGTACCTGATTGACAATAAAGCAAAGACAATACTTGTTTCCCATCTTGGACGCCCAAAAGGAGAATTAAAAGAAAAATACAGCATGAAGCCAACCGCTCAGAGATTAAGTGAGCTTTTAGGGCAGGAAGTAATTCTTGCCAAGGATGTAATAGGTGAAGATGCAAAGGCAAAGGCACAGGCTCTTAAAGAGGGTCAGGTAATGATGCTTGAAAATGTAAGGTTCCATAAGGAAGAAGAAAAAAATGACCCTGCTTTTGCAAAAGAACTGGCAAGTATGGCAGAAATATTTGTAAATGATGCATTTGGAACTGCGCACAGGGCTCATGCTTCTACAGCAGGTTTGGCGGATTACCTCCCTGCAGTATGCGGATTCTTAATAAAGAAGGAAATCCAATTCCTGGGGAAAGCCCTGTCCAATCCTGAGAGACCCTTTGTTGCAATTCTTGGCGGTGCAAAAGTATCAGATAAAATCTCTGTTATAATGAGTTTACTGGATAAGGTTGATTCTCTATTAATAGGTGGAGGTATGGCTTATACTTTCCTGAAAGCAAAAGGATATCATATTGGCAACTCTATCTGTGAAGACGATAAGCTTGATCTGGCAAAAAGTATTATGGAAAAAGCAGAAGAGAAGGGTGTCAACCTGTTACTTCCCGTAGGAAGCATTGTTGCCAAGGAATTTAAAAACGATACAGAATATAAATATGTGCCATCCGATGCTATGCCTGATGGCTGGATGGGTATGGATATAGGTTCTCTCACAGTTGAAAAGTTTTCTAAGGTAATCAAAAAAGCAAAGACCATAGTATGGAATGGACCAATGGGAGTATTCGAATTCCCTAACTTTGCCTATGGTACTAAGGAAATTGCAAAAGCTGTGGCAGAATCAAACGCTATTTCAATTGTAGGTGGCGGTGATTCAGCAGCGGCTATTGAACAGCTTGGCTTTGCAGATAGAATTACACATATTTCTACCGGAGGAGGAGCTTCTCTGGAATTCCTCGAAGGGAAAGAACTTCCGGGTATTGCTGTTTTAATGGATAAAAATCCAAGAAAAAAGCTGATAGCAGGCAACTGGAAGATGAATATGACACCAAAGGAAGCTGTTGAATTTGTTTCAGCATTAAAAGATAAAGTGTCAAATGCTGTGGCCGAAGTTGCCGTATGTGTTCCCTTTACAAGCATAGAGGGAGTTAAAAAGGCTGTTGAAGGTACAAACATTAAAGTAGGCGCCCAAAACATGTTCTATGAAGAAAAAGGAGCGTATACCGGAGAAATTTCAGGTCCAATGCTCAAGGAATTGGGAGTCGAATATGTAATTATTGGACACTCTGAGAGAAGGCAGTATTTTGCAGAAACTGATGAAACAGTAAACAAAAAAGTCCATGCAGCTTTTAAATATGGTTTAAAACCAATTATATGCGTAGGCGAGTCACTGACCCAGAGAGAACAGGGAGTTACTGAAGATTTAGTAAGATACCAGGTAAAAATTGCTCTTAAGGATTTAACTGAAGCACAGGCAAAAAATATTGTAATAGCATATGAGCCAATTTGGGCAATTGGAACCGGTAGGACTGCTACCAGCGAGCAGGCAAATGAAGTATGTAAAGCTATAAGAAATACAATTAAAGAACTATATGGCGAAGAAATAGCAGAAGAAGTCAGAATACAATATGGTGGAAGTATAACCGCAGCAAATGCACAGGAATTATTCTCCATGTCTGATATTGACGGTGGCCTTGTAGGAGGAGCCAGTCTGAAACTTGACGATTTCACAAAAATTGTGAAATGGGAAGAATAA
- a CDS encoding motility protein A codes for MDIATFLGIVAGVVCIVISILLDGSLRSFYDLPSIFITIGGGIASVLVSYRVEEIAKILKLVGRAFSSKQPSPGDTIRLLVGLSQKARREGLLALESEQENIEDDYIRESLQLIIDGVEPDTVRESMNLELENLEARHLRGQSLFKTMGALFPAWGMIGTLIGLINLLEHLDEPSKIGPSMAVALVTTFYGSVLANFVCNPIATKLAIKSKEEIRLKEMIIEGILSIQAGENPRIMEHKLKTFLSPEQKKAYDMMEGNPLKNRNREESLREDIAFNK; via the coding sequence ATGGATATTGCAACATTTTTGGGTATTGTTGCTGGAGTTGTTTGTATTGTAATTTCTATATTATTAGACGGATCTCTCCGGTCTTTTTATGATCTACCGTCAATTTTTATTACTATAGGTGGGGGAATAGCCTCTGTTCTTGTAAGTTACAGGGTTGAGGAAATTGCAAAGATTTTAAAATTAGTAGGTAGAGCTTTTTCAAGTAAGCAGCCCAGTCCCGGAGATACAATAAGACTTCTGGTAGGTCTTTCACAGAAAGCCAGAAGAGAAGGACTCTTAGCCCTTGAGTCAGAGCAGGAAAATATTGAGGACGATTATATTAGAGAATCATTACAACTTATTATAGACGGTGTAGAACCAGATACTGTTCGGGAGTCCATGAATCTGGAACTGGAAAACCTGGAAGCAAGACATTTAAGAGGCCAGAGCTTGTTTAAAACCATGGGTGCTTTATTCCCTGCATGGGGTATGATAGGTACTCTGATAGGACTTATAAACCTCCTTGAACATTTGGATGAACCGTCAAAGATCGGACCCTCCATGGCTGTTGCCCTTGTAACCACTTTTTATGGAAGTGTATTGGCTAACTTTGTTTGTAATCCTATTGCTACAAAGCTCGCAATAAAAAGTAAAGAGGAAATACGTTTAAAAGAGATGATTATTGAAGGAATTCTATCAATTCAGGCAGGAGAAAATCCCAGAATTATGGAACATAAACTCAAGACCTTCCTTTCACCGGAGCAAAAGAAGGCTTATGATATGATGGAAGGGAACCCTCTTAAGAATAGAAATAGAGAAGAAAGTCTTAGGGAGGATATTGCTTTTAATAAGTGA